A DNA window from Drosophila biarmipes strain raj3 chromosome 2R, RU_DBia_V1.1, whole genome shotgun sequence contains the following coding sequences:
- the LOC108026791 gene encoding serine/threonine-protein kinase hippo, protein MAGNMSSSSNGELKKLSEESLAQPPEKVFDIMYKLGEGSYGSVYKALHKESSSIVAIKLVPVESDLHEIIKEISIMQQCDSPYVVRYYGSYFKQYDLWICMEYCGAGSVSDIMRLRKKTLTEDEIATILSDTLKGLVYLHLRRKIHRDIKAANILLNTEGYAKLADFGVAGQLTDTMAKRNTVIGTPFWMAPEVIEEIGYDCVADIWSLGITALEMAEGKPPYGDIHPMRAIFMIPQKPPPSFREPDRWSTEFIDFVSKCLVKEPDDRATATELLEHEFIRNAKHRSILKRMLEETCAIREQQRANRSAGGLFASSQAKSLATQENGMLQNIMDNAFMEDPGTLVPEKFGEYQQSSASDATMIAHAEQGVDDGTLGPGGLRNLAKAAGPTATGAAASSGASPLDVPAVDSGTMVELESNLGTMVINSDSDDSTTAKQNDDQKPRNRYRPQFLEHFDRKNTGDARGDEKSTATEYSPAAAEQQQQQQQHQDEQHLASGANDLNNWEHNMEMQFQQISAINQYGLQQHQQQQQVLMAYPLMNEQLIALNNQQNLLLSNAAPMGQQGIPAAAAAPAQPPPAYQNQHMHTQSHAYVEGEFEFLKFLTFDDLNQRLCNIDHEMELEIEQLNKKYNAKRQPIVDAMNAKRKRQQNINNNLIKI, encoded by the exons ATGGCGGGCAACATGTCCTCCAGCTCGAACGGCGAGCTGAAGAAGCTGTCGGAGGAGTCGCTGGCGCAGCCGCCGGAAAAGGTCTTTGACATCATGTACAAGCTGGGCGAGGGCAGCTACGGATCGGTGTACAAGGCGCTGCACAAGGAAAGCAGCTCCATCGTGGCCATCAAGCTGGTGCCCGTGGAGTCCGACCTGCACGAGATCATCAAGGAGATATCCATTATGCAACAGTGCGACTCTCCCTATGTGGTGCGCTACTACGGCTCCTACTTCAAGCAGTATGACCTGTGGATCTGCATGGAGTACTGCGGCGCTGGCAGCGTCTCGGACATCATGCGGCTCCGCAAAAAGACACTCACAGAGGACGAGATCGCCACCATTCTGTCGGACACGCTGAAGGGACTGGTCTATCTGCACCTGCGTCGCAAGATCCACCGCGACATCAAGGCGGCTAACATCCTGCTCAACACCGAGGGCTATGCCAAGCTGGCCGATTTTGGGGTCGCCGGTCAGCTCACGGACACAATGGCCAAGAGGAACACAGTCATTGGGACACCCTTCTGGATGGCACCCGAGGTGATCGAGGAGATTGGCTATGATTGTGTGGCCGACATATGGTCACTGGGCATCACCGCCCTGGAAATGGCCGAAGGAAAGCCGCCCTATGGCGACATCCATCCCATGCGAGCCATCTTCATGATCCCCCAGAAGCCACCACCCTCGTTCCGCGAGCCCGATCGCTGGAGCACCGAGTTCATCGACTTTGTGAGCAAATGCCTGGTGAAGGAGCCGGACGACCGGGCCACGGCCACCGAGCTGCTGGAGCATGAGTTCATACGCAACGCCAAGCACCGATCGATCCTAAAGAGGATGCTGGAGGAGACCTGTGCCATTCGCGAGCAGCAACGGGCCAACCGAAGCGCTGGCGGACTGTTTGCAAGCAGCCAGGCCAAGAGTTTGGCCACCCAGGAAAACGGAATGCTACAAAACATAATGGACAACGCCTTCATGGAGGATCCAGGTACTCTGGTACCGGAGAAGTTCGGCGAGTACCAACAGAGCTCGGCTTCAGATGCCACCATGATAGCGCATGCAGAGCAGGGCGTGGATGACGGCACTTTGGGGCCGGGAGGCCTGAGGAACCTGGCCAAGGCCGCAGGTCCAACGGCGACAGGAGCAGCGGCCTCGTCAGGGGCATCCCCTCTGGATGTGCCGGCAGTGGACAGCGGCACAATGGTGGAATTGGAGTCTAATTTGG GCACAATGGTCATTAACTCGGACTCCGATGACTCCACAACAGCCAAGCAAAACGATGATCAAAAGCCACGCAATCGCTATCGACCGCAGTTCCTGGAGCACTTCGATCGCAAGAACACGGGAGATGCTCGTGGCGATGAGAAGTCCACGGCCACCGAGTATTCTCCCGCGGCAgccgagcagcagcaacagcagcagcagcaccaggaCGAACAGCACCTGGCCAGCGGGGCCAACGATTTGAACAACTGGGAGCACAACATGGAAATGCAGTTCCAGCAGATCTCCGCCATCAATCAGTATGGGctgcagcaacatcagcagcagcagcaagttCTCATGGCCTATCCCCTGATGAACGAACAACTCATTGCGCTCAACAATCAGCAGAATCTGCTGCTCAGCAATGCTGCGCCAATGGGGCAGCAGGGTATACCGGCCGCGGCTGCGGCTCCAGCTCAACCGCCGCCTGCGTATCAGAACCAGCATATGCATACCCAATCGCACGCTTACGTGGAGGGAGAGTTTGAGTTCCTCAAGTTTCTTACCTTCGACGATCTGAACCAGCGGCTGTGCAACATCGATCACGAGATGGAGCTGGAGATCGAGCAACTGAACAAGAAATACAATGCCAAGCGGCAGCCAATTGTTGACGCCATGAATGCGAAGCGCAAGCGCCAGCAGAATATCAATAATAATCTGATTAAGATATAG
- the LOC108026792 gene encoding rab proteins geranylgeranyltransferase component A, with translation MSDDLPEQFDLVVIGTGFTESCIAAAASRVGKSVLHLDSNEYYGDVWSSFSMDALCARLEQQPEPHSTLRNASYTWHTTETELGTGEATWTKDSVLAKSRRFSLDLCPRILYAAGELVQLLIKSNICRYAEFRAVDHVCMRHNGEIVSVPCSRSDVFNTKTLTIVEKRLLMKFLTACNDYGEDKCNEDSLEFRGRTFQEYLQAQRVTEKIASCVMQAIAMCGPATIFEEGMQRTQRFLGSLGRYGNTPFLFPMYGCGELPQCFCRLCAVYGGIYCLKRVVDDIALDSNSNEFLLSSAGKTLRAKHVVSAPGYPPVSKGIELKPHISRGLFISSSPLGNEELNKGGGGVNLLRLLDADGTREAFLIQLSHYTGACPEGLYIFHLTTSALSEDPASDLALFTSQLFDHLNAQIIFSSYFTIAAQSDTSAAAEHIYYTDPPTYELDYDAAIANARHIFGKLFADADFLPRAPDPEEIVVDGEDPSALNEHSLPEDLRAQLHDMQQTTQKMDIQN, from the exons ATGTCGGATGACCTGCCGGAGCAGTTTGACCTGGTGGTCATAGGCACAG GCTTCACCGAATCCTGCATCGCCGCTGCGGCCAGCAGAGTGGGCAAATCGGTTCTCCACCTGGACAGCAACGAGTACTACGGGGATGTTTGGAGCTCCTTTAGCATGGACGCTCTGTGTGCCCGTTTGGAACAGCAACCCGAGCCCCATTCCACATTGCGAAATGCCAGCTACACCTGGCACACCACGGAAACAGAGCTGGGAACAGGGGAAGCCACTTGGACCAAAGACTCGGTGCTGGCCAAGTCCCGTCGCTTTAGCCTGGATCTCTGCCCACGCATCCTTTACGCCGCCGGGGAGCTGGTGCAGCTCCTCATCAAGTCGAACATATGCCGCTATGCGGAGTTCCGGGCTGTGGACCATGTCTGCATGCGCCACAACGGGGAGATTGTGTCCGTGCCCTGCTCCCGCAGTGACGTCTTTAACACGAAGACACTGACCATCGTGGAGAAGCGGCTGCTGATGAAGTTCCTCACAGCCTGCAACGACTACGGCGAGGACAAGTGCAACGAAGATTCCCTGGAGTTTCGGGGGCGCACCTTCCAAGAGTACCTACAGGCGCAGCGGGTGACCGAAAAGATAGCGTCGTGCGTGATGCAAGCCATTGCCATGTGTGGCCCCGCCACCATCTTCGAGGAGGGTATGCAGCGCACGCAGCGGTTTCTGGGCAGTCTCGGCCGCTATGGCAACACACCCTTCCTGTTTCCCATGTACGGCTGCGGGGAATTGCCGCAGTGCTTCTGCCGCTTGTGCGCTGTATATGGGGGCATTTACTGCCTGAAGCGAGTTGTCGACGACATTGCCTTGGACTCAAATTCGAATGAGTTCTTGCTAAGCAGCGCTGGAAAGACTTTGCGGGCGAAGCACGTGGTGTCCGCCCCTGGCTATCCACCAGTGTCCAAGGGAATTGAATTAAAGCCCCATATCTCTCGGGGCTTGTTCATATCGTCCAGCCCCTTGGGCAACGAGGAACTGAACAAGGGAGGCGGAGGCGTGAATCTCCTCCGACTACTCGATGCCGATGGGACACGCGAAGCCTTCTTAATTCAACTTTCGCACTACACTGGAGCCTGCCCCGAGGGTCTAT ATATCTTTCACCTGACCACGTCGGCCTTGAGTGAGGATCCTGCGTCCGATCTTGCTTTATTTACTAGCCAACTATTCGATCACTTAAATGCACAGATCATATTTAGCTCATATTTCACAATCGCTGCGCAGTCCGATACAAGTGCAGCTGCGGAGCACATTTACTACACAGATCCTCCGACTTACGAGCTGGATTACGACGCGGCCATTGCCAATGCTCGCCACATATTTGGCAAACTCTTCGCAGATGCTGACTTTTTGCCACGGGCCCCAGATCCAGAGGAGATTGTCGTGGATGGTGAAGACCCCAGTGCCTTGAACGAACACAGTTTGCCCGAGGATTTGCGGGCACAGCTGCACGATATGCAGCAGACGACTCAGAAAATGGATATACAAAACTAG